In Salinigranum marinum, one DNA window encodes the following:
- a CDS encoding SAM hydrolase/SAM-dependent halogenase family protein, which produces MLTLSSDFGSPYPAAMRGVLLSDDPGAKLVDVAHDLPRQDVRAAAFWTRFVLPEFPPAVHLLVVDPGVGTDRAALVVRAGDHALVAPDNGVAIPAARVLAAADDAAVEVFAYEYDTPASNTFHGRDVFAPAAAAVHRVGVSAAETLDRVVPTDDYVDLRLPTATVEDGSARGEALVVDDFGNVITNVPGSFLAGVDDGTRVRVNGESAPVGTSFASVESGERLVTVGSHGNVECDVNRGRGDEAFGLSVGDEVRIEQIR; this is translated from the coding sequence GTGCTGACGCTGAGTTCGGACTTCGGCTCGCCGTATCCGGCGGCGATGCGCGGCGTGCTCCTCTCGGACGACCCCGGAGCGAAACTGGTCGACGTCGCCCACGATCTCCCACGCCAGGACGTCCGCGCCGCCGCCTTCTGGACCCGGTTCGTCCTCCCGGAGTTCCCGCCCGCCGTCCACCTCCTCGTCGTCGACCCCGGCGTGGGGACCGATCGCGCCGCGCTCGTCGTCCGCGCGGGCGACCACGCGCTCGTCGCCCCCGACAACGGCGTCGCGATCCCGGCCGCGCGGGTGCTCGCGGCCGCGGACGACGCCGCCGTCGAGGTGTTCGCGTACGAGTACGACACCCCGGCCTCGAACACCTTCCACGGCCGCGACGTGTTCGCTCCCGCCGCCGCGGCCGTCCACCGCGTGGGCGTGTCGGCGGCGGAGACGCTGGACCGCGTCGTTCCCACCGACGACTACGTCGACCTGCGGCTCCCGACGGCGACGGTGGAGGACGGATCCGCACGCGGCGAGGCGCTCGTCGTCGACGACTTCGGCAACGTGATCACCAACGTTCCCGGGTCGTTTCTCGCCGGCGTCGACGACGGTACCCGGGTCCGGGTGAACGGCGAATCCGCCCCTGTCGGCACGTCGTTCGCGTCGGTCGAGTCCGGGGAGCGGCTGGTGACGGTCGGGAGCCACGGCAACGTCGAGTGCGACGTGAACCGGGGAAGAGGGGACGAGGCGTTCGGACTCTCCGTCGGGGACGAGGTCAGAATCGAGCAGATCCGGTAG
- a CDS encoding nicotinamide-nucleotide adenylyltransferase → MRGFYIGRFQPYHNGHHRMVEEIAAEVDELVLGIGSAGDSHARRNPFTAGERIMMVTKSVADFDVVTYAVPIEDLDRNSVWVSHVQSMSPTFDVAYSNNPLVIQLFHEAGVEVRQSPMFNRDVLEGTELRERMISGGDWKSLVPPPVVDVIDEIGGIERIQRVSDSDTNSEAGRDATSDPE, encoded by the coding sequence ATGCGGGGGTTCTACATCGGGCGGTTCCAGCCCTATCACAACGGCCACCACAGGATGGTCGAGGAGATCGCGGCCGAGGTCGACGAGCTCGTGCTCGGGATCGGCTCCGCCGGGGACTCCCACGCGCGACGAAACCCCTTCACCGCCGGCGAGCGCATCATGATGGTCACCAAGTCCGTCGCCGACTTCGACGTTGTCACCTACGCCGTCCCTATCGAGGACCTCGACCGGAACTCGGTGTGGGTGAGTCACGTCCAGTCGATGTCGCCGACGTTCGACGTGGCGTACTCGAACAATCCGCTCGTCATCCAGCTGTTCCACGAGGCGGGGGTCGAAGTACGGCAGTCGCCGATGTTCAACCGCGACGTCCTCGAGGGGACCGAACTCCGCGAGCGGATGATCTCCGGCGGCGACTGGAAGTCGCTCGTCCCGCCCCCGGTCGTCGACGTCATCGACGAGATCGGCGGCATCGAACGCATCCAGCGCGTCTCCGACTCCGACACGAACAGCGAGGCGGGGCGCGACGCGACCAGCGATCCCGAGTAG